GATCCAGCCTTACATCAGGGATGGGGGTAGGCAACGTAGTTTCATTCTCCATGGCTGCCATCTTTACAATTAATTTTAACAATTGTTTAGATGTATTTTTCACCCATGTGGACTTTGTCATCATGCGACCCGGCCCAGCAGAGTGTCAACAGATTATACATGTCAATCTTGTTTGAggatttctaaaaaaaaatgtaacaaacTCCGTCAAAAATATAACCTTGTCGGAGATAATGAATCacattatatattaatatagaACGGAAGAAAATGTGATGAATCTAAACTGGTGTGGACAAACGAGATCAACTTTACATGTATTCTCTTGCTTTGACCAATAGGTGGCGATAATGAGCTGTGGCAGTGTCAATGCGGCGTTTTCGGTTATCGGAAAAGTGTCCGAACTCCGTTGCGTACATTAAACAAATGTCCTACATTTAGTTTCCCTGCAATAGTTGTTTCTATTTTACCTCTGGCTTCTTATCTGTATGTGCACAATCAAGTAAATATATTAACGGGAAACGCTTACTTCGCACATTATTTTATAGAATTGTCTGTTTTCCCATCTTTATCATGTGCATTGAACGCGTGTGAAGAAGAAAGGGCCGCATGAATACTAGCGACTGTGTAAAGATGCAGCTGGCTTTAAGCAAAACGTTCGGCCAGAAGCCCGTCAAATTCCAGTTGGAGCCAGATGGGGACTTTTACATGGTTGGCTCGGAGGTAAGGGGACATCTGTTGTTGATGTTCGAACGCTTAGCTTCCTAATGTTGGCCTCAGCTAACACTTCCTGTGGCTAGttgctgttagcatgctaacgaaGCCGATTGATTACTACATAAACAAAGAAAACGCTTAATGCTGATGCAGTAGGATAAAGTCAAACCGATTAAATGTAACATGATCTAAATGCAATCTAAATAATAGATTATTTGGGTTTAGCAAGCCGCCAGTGTGTTCCTGCTTTACCTTCCATCACCAGCCTTTCCAGACCTTCACTTGTTCCTCTGTGACCCCGGGCTCCTCCGTGACCCCGGGTTCCTCTGTGACCCCGGGTTCCTCTGTGACCCCGGGCCTCCTCTGTGACCCCGGGTTCCTCTGTGACCCCGGGTTCCTCCGTGGCCCCGGGCTCCTCTGTAGCCTGGGTTCCTCTGTGACCCCGGGCTCCTCTGTGGCCCCGGGTTCCTCTGTGACCCCGGGCTCCTCTGTGGCCCCGGGTTCCTCTGTGACCCCGGGCCTCCTCTGTGACCCCGGGTTCCTCTGTGACCCCGGGTTCCTCCGTGGCCCCGGGCTCCTCTGTAGCCTGGGTTCCTCTGTAGCCTGGGTTCCTCTGTGACCCCGGGTTCCTCTGTAGCCTGGGTTCCTCTGTGACCCCGGGCTCCTCTGTGGCCCCGGGTTCCTCTGCCTTTCCTCTCCAACAGATACACCTGAAATGTTCCCAATGGTTCTGCCTTCTGCTCTCCAGGTCGGAAACTATCTGCGTATGTTCAGAGGATCGCTGTATAAAAGATATCCATCTTTGTGGAGGAGGCTCGCCtctgtggaggagaggaagaaaatcgTAGCGTCGTCACACGGTGAGTCTTTTTGTTTAACCGTGTACGAGCCCGTATTGACTGTACACAACGCATGCTAGGCTGACAGGTGTCTGTGTTCTCGCCCGCTTGTAGCCACTAGCGTTACTTTGCTAAAGGCGTCAGAATGTGAGGAGATATTCGAGGGGAACGATGAGAAGTACAAGGCGGTGTCCATCAGCACCGAGCCCCCGGCCTACCTCAGGTATTTATTGATTACTGGTGAACGTGGGGAAACGTAACCCGAACCTTGAGCCATAATGGGGTAGAAAATGTTTTGTGGTTTGTCTCCTGTAAAAGGGAgcagaaagcaaagaggagCAGTCAGTGGGTTCCCACGCTGCCCAACAGCTCCCACCATCTCGACGCCGTGCCTTGCTCCACCACCATCAACCGCAACCGGATGGGCCGCGACAAGAAGAGGACCTTCCCCCTGTGGTGCGTTTTCGTGTCTCAGGATTCATCCAGAGGGCTCTGGACCGGTTcaccgtgtgatcctggacGTTTAGTTGCCTCCAGCCGAGCAGGTTCTGTTCttgacgccgtttgtttgtttgtttttccgtTCAGCTTTGACGACCACGACCCGGCGGTGATCCATGAGAATGCAGCCCAGGTCGAGGCGCTGGTTCCCATTCGCCTGGACATGGAGATAGATGGACAGAAGCTGCGAGACGCCTTCACCTGGAACATGAATGGTAAATATAAGCTACATGCTGAGCTCGGTTCCGGCTCCGTTAGCTGCAGTCTCTGATCCCTctcgtctgctcctcctcagagaAGCTGATGACTCCAGAGATGTTTGCGGAGATTCTGTGTGACGACCTGGATCTGAATCCTCTGGCGTTCGTCCCGGCCATCGCCTCCGCCATCCGTCAGCAGATTGAGTCCTACCCCACTGACGGCGTGCTGGAAGAGCAGGCCGACCAGAGGGTCATCATCAAGGTGGGTCCTGGGGTTTAGAGCGTTCCTCGGGAGAGAGGCGGGTCGCGTTGTCCACTTAATGACGCGTCTTCTGACCGCTCCCTGTGTTCCGTCCGTCTTCCTCAGCTCAACATTCACGTGGGGAACATCTCCCTGGTGGACCAGTTTGAGTGGGACATGTCTGAGAGGGACAACTCCCCGGAGTCGTTCGCGCTGAAGCTCTGCTCTGAGCTGGGCTTGGGAGGCGAGTTCGTCACGACCATCGCCTACAGCATCCGGGGTCAGCTCAGCTGGCACCAGCGGACCTACGCCTTCAGGTAGCGCCACCCACACCTTAACagggctgggggaggggggggggggttggtagTCCAAACCCGTCAGTCAATATTGTTATCGGCGTTTAACTGATAACacttcatttcctttttatgAGTTTGTAGTCTCATCCACAAATATCTGTTGATGATGGTGTTTgtaatttaccccccccccccccccccagtgaaaaCCCACTCCCCACTGTGGAGATTGCCATCCGCAATACAGGCGATGCAGACCAGtggtgccccctgctggagactCTGACAGACGCAGAAATGGAGAAGAAAATCCGAGACCAAGACAGGAACACGAGGTAAGACggtttattatatttatacgtGTGGgttagagacagacagacggacactcGCACCGACAGACAATTAGGACGGATCAATGAACCTAAGCTGCACGGAGAAAACACAGAACGTACAGGAAGTTACCTCAGGGCATGCGTCTCTTCTTCCAGATCGTCGTAACGTCTGCTGACAtgtttcttcttcgtgtgtttcGTAGGCGTATGAGACGGCTGGCGAACACGGCGCCATCCTGGTAGGGAGGGCGGCTGGAAGATGTTCTGTTTCAAGTTCCAGATGATCCTCCAAATGcagactaacacacacacatcccgaAAGCATTGATTACGCACATGGACGTTCCCGTTGCCATGGGTAACGCGTGGTCAGTGAACACAACACGCGTCATTCCTCTGCACACAGGCCGCCATGCTCCACTCTGCTGTTGGACGTCCATCACCATGGTTTCACATCGCATGCCTGGTgaaaacattagcattagcatagtgGTCAGTGTTTCGACGCTGTTAAATCCTGCCCCGTTCGCTGCAATGACAGAAGCTATGTCAAAGGTCTGGGttagatccagatccagatccagtttATACCGAGTCCGGCTACCGGAAGAGAGATCTGGTCCAGGACGCGATGTCCATCAGAGTGTCTGATTCAAACCTCTGTCTGCTCATTGTAAAAGTCAAGTGTCCTTTCGTAATGTGTACGGCGGATCCCTTCAGAGGACAGACCACAGTCCACCGGGCTGCCAAGTGGAGTTAAATGATGGAAGGAGTGAATAGAATTTCTGATCGGACGGGTGCGTCTTGCTGGAACGCGTTTTGGATGTATTTAAATTAGCATGAAGTGGCGTGTAAACGGAGTAAAACGTTAAACGAGAGGCTTGCTGCTCGCCTTCTTCAAATCACATTGTGAACTAAATATCTTCAGAAGGTGAAGAGTTGACATTCAcgcggttttatttatttatttttaccaggGTGGGGAACTCGAATGCTGTCGTCACACAGCCGTAAAAACGCAATGGATGGGACAACCCGGAGGGGACATCAGGACATGTGTCCGAGCAAAATAAGAAATTTGACCACACATTGGCTCATGGACACATTTATTGAAGCCTTGAATCTAAATTATGGTTTCAATTAAGCTTAATTAAGCTAAAAACGTTCATTGTAAGCTAGGAGGCTGCTACCTTCTACTGTCTTTGGTTACACTTGGACACGTGTCTCGATGTCCCTCCAGATTGTCAACACCCATTGTCTTCGTATAAATTCCTGCAAAAGTGCATCCAAACACAATCTCTTTGTTGTATCACTAGAATTAAACGGATGCTTGAAAACAACAGTTGTCGTGTAAAATCTACCCACAATCCTTAGTAACTTGGCGGCgaactgtgggcgtggctcccAGCTGTCGCGTGTTTGCAGCCAATTGCTTTAATTGGGGTTTGGGTTTAGCCCCTAGCCTGTTGTGATCAGGGAGGAAGACCTGGGTTCGGTGCATGCTCTCACACGCCGTATGTACATCGTGTTGTGTCCTGAGCATGAGGGACTTGTTGTGCCCGCCGTTACCGTGACGAACACTGCATCAGTGTCagcagcctgttttttttttttttttttaccgactGTTGTTAGCGAGTCGAGGGAGAAGATGCTGAGAGCCGGTGGCGTCTTTGACTTGATGATCTTCAACAGAATAATATTTCTGTCCTGTTAcctttttgttctcttttgTAAAATTACTTCATAGTGAACTCGTTTttatatgaaaaataaacaataaagaaaattgTTATAAATTGTTGAACATGTTTGCTTTCTCTCCAGTATCAGACATTAATAATAACTCGACGCAGAAATTATCCTGAATGACGTGCAAAATCTACGTTTTGCTGCGTGACGGCAGGAAGAATAAACTATTACTGACGGAAATAGGAAACCATTTACTGAAAAAAGATTACAGATTTATTCACATGACTTCTGAATATTAAGGTACACAGACtaaaatggaagaaaaaggGACTTGATGAAAGCTCCGCTGGACGGCTGTCTGCAAACACAACGGTGTGTTTCACAAGTCATGAGTGGTAATCAATGTCCAGCACTGATTGGAAAAGGGGAACAAAATATTCCTACAAACATACGGAGAGTCTTTGTCTCATTTCACTGATTAGGACAGACAGGTGATTTACAGGTGTGTTAAACCGTGTGATATGATTCTCAGCTTTATGATGTTGGTGTAATATCATTCAGAAACGAAGCGAGAAGAAACCCATCGAATGGATCCACGGAAAAGCCAAACACGGAGTAATGAAAAGAACGCATGTAATTTATGAGGTACTGAGTTCCTGCATCTACAGGGCCTGAAACGGCGCCTCGGACGTCCGGTGATTCTTCCTGAGCGGCCTGCGTGTAAGGGTGCTACGAAGGATATGCACCCGCACTCGAGTGAGAAGAGCATGGCGTTATTCAGACAGGGAGGGAGCGCAGCCGAAGAAATCCCCGCCGATGCTGCGCGGGTAGCCTGCTAACAGCTTCAGCTCCACGGGGTCGAACTTCCAATAGTAGGGTCCCCTCAGAAAGTGGGCATAGCCTGTCAGAGGGAAGAGAAGGCAACGGTCATTCTCCGAATCACACAGAACATCTGGCTCCACACCGATCCCAACACGGAACATCTGGCGCTCCACCGATCCCAGTAGGGTAGAGGTTCACATTCTCATAAAGGTCTGGATAGAATCACAGTTCATTGATGCTATGAgctgtattttattataaactAATATCTTGATCTTGACAACCATTTCACCACAAATTAGATTTTGGACATGTGTTTATACCAGAATGGCTCGATTGGGGACTGAAACCTTTAACGATGACCAGGGGTGGACATTTTTCTAAACGCAACGCAGTCctgatttgaaatgaaataaaaacgttATTCTTGTCATCTCTGGAGGTAggctggcccctctccagccaggCCCGTTCCATTCCAGGGTTACATTTCATCGGAGTCCTTACCGTATTTGTCTTGAAAGGCTGCGTCGACATCGCCGGGCACTCCGTCCCATTCGTACATGCTGCGAGGATGGACGTCCTCGACCCGGTTCTTCTGAGGACTGAACAGCCAGTAAGAAGCAGACTTGAGCAGGTAGACTTTCTCAGTATGGTCTTCTTCCCACTTCAACGCAGCCTGGATGTCTGTTACAGAAAGTCCCAGCTGCTGCACCGAATCCGGTCCAGTAATCTTCCTCTCAGCGTCAAACACCCAGTAGCTGCTACCTGTCGTGGAAAAAGATTTAGCTCCATTCGGAACCTTCGTTTACGTGACAAGTCATGGACTATTACAGTAGTATAAGCAACgagaaaatcactcagagggcgcagacctcctccaagcagctcgttcccctcctaactggatttacacatgttgatctggatcatcatcaaaaggttctaaattgtgtctttatacaccaaacatggaaagttaaagtgaatcagcattgattgactgatttttgaatccataaatcgctctcaaaatttaacaggatctaaattagaccagaTTTGTaataatcaagatccatccagcagtttttctgtaatcctgtgaacaaacaaaggctgtaaaaaaaacagaacctccttggaggTAATAACCAAAATAGAGAAATGAGACAAGCGTCCACCTCCCGTCTTGTCCACAGTCTTGTCCTCTGTCCTCAACAGGAAAGAAATAAGCAGCCATGATTACAACCACCGATTCATGCGTTCAGCTGGAAACTCAGAATGAGCTGACATTCTGAAATATGTTTAGCTATTTATAGATCAGTGCCTGCAGTTTCATAAGATTGAATTCTCTTAGGCACAATGGGAACCAGATCATATAAACCAGATCGTGTTTTAGTGCACAATATCAGAAACGTCTCCAGATGCCATTGGGTGCGAGCTTTTCATCTTTTGTCTCTCTTTCAAGACTACAAGACGTGTCCGCTTGCACGATCTGATGATTCGTCAAGAGCGATTTAAACAGTTCCCATCTGTGTTCCTGCATCACGACCAACCTTGGAAGAACCAGATGTTGCCAGACTTGTCTTCATACGCAGCATCGATGCTGTCGGGGATGCCTCTCCAGTGACGCGACGTCAGCGCCGGGTAGCCGGGTTGCAGATGCCGGTCACGGATACGCCAAACATATCGGGACTTAAAGAAGAACAGCTCTCCCCGGATCATGGACACGGCGTCAAAGCTCGTCCTGCAGGCATCCGGCTGGGGATTACATGCAGCATATAGCGCTGATATTATCGCGTGTGGACAAATATGCATCGCTCCAATTTGATTTGAGGGAGCGTTCCCGGTATTACGGTCTCGTCGCCATTCCGACGTCTATCTCGTTGGTCTCCGTCATCTCGGGCGGATCCCGCGGCGGGGGGCCATACAGGTACTGGATGCCCCTCTTGTCATCCTCACTCAGCTGCAGAGGGTACGAGTCACTGTAGAAAGGACTCATCACAGCATCCGGCTCAAACGAGTGCTGCAGGCCCAGAACGTGGCCAAACTCATGAGCGGCCACTTGTAGGAGGTCCGTCCctagagagaagaggagaaggtgacGAACGGGAAACTCCAAAGTCGACGAGGCACGCGTAGCCTTCAGCGGACCCAAATGAAAACCACAGAACCAGGTTTTAATGTGAATTCAACGCGGCCGCTGTTCTACTTCGCGTTAACTCACCCACATCGTTGCCCACGGTCCATTGCTCATCGTAGTCAAAGTGGACCTCTCCCTGTCTGTGGGTCCTGGGGAAGAAGGCGTGGGCGAGGATTCCTCCAGGACCATCGAAGGGGAGGCTGTCCCCATGCCAGTACCTGAGCGAGCACCCCCGCCGTTTAGTGTTGGTTTTAAGCATTGGAAACCAGATTTGAATGATTAACATGCTTCTGCCAAGGCCTGACGATTTAAGGCATTCCTAGAGCTGCTCCGGTTTTCTCAGTCTGTCTCTGGTTTTGTTTGAATACGTGATTTTCCGCGTGAGGACTGCGATCAGTGGACGTGGACGGCGTTCAGGTTCCGTCTCAGAGGAGCGGTACTCTT
The nucleotide sequence above comes from Brachionichthys hirsutus isolate HB-005 chromosome 19, CSIRO-AGI_Bhir_v1, whole genome shotgun sequence. Encoded proteins:
- the LOC137908585 gene encoding stromelysin-3-like, coding for MAADRYGMAADRYGRAADRYGKLQGWLPSSSRDDVKRWQRHEQHILINDYRLKPLSESQNETAVWKRPWCGVPDDATLTHVGVSKPNPKKRGALSRRPRSKRFAVFGGRWEKTDLTYKIMRFPWQMSEGKVRRVLQEALAVWSAVTPLRFSEVTSEKADIVLDFNRYWHGDSLPFDGPGGILAHAFFPRTHRQGEVHFDYDEQWTVGNDVGTDLLQVAAHEFGHVLGLQHSFEPDAVMSPFYSDSYPLQLSEDDKRGIQYLYGPPPRDPPEMTETNEIDVGMPDACRTSFDAVSMIRGELFFFKSRYVWRIRDRHLQPGYPALTSRHWRGIPDSIDAAYEDKSGNIWFFQGSSYWVFDAERKITGPDSVQQLGLSVTDIQAALKWEEDHTEKVYLLKSASYWLFSPQKNRVEDVHPRSMYEWDGVPGDVDAAFQDKYGYAHFLRGPYYWKFDPVELKLLAGYPRSIGGDFFGCAPSLSE
- the LOC137908436 gene encoding SWI/SNF-related matrix-associated actin-dependent regulator of chromatin subfamily B member 1-like, which codes for MQLALSKTFGQKPVKFQLEPDGDFYMVGSEVGNYLRMFRGSLYKRYPSLWRRLASVEERKKIVASSHATSVTLLKASECEEIFEGNDEKYKAVSISTEPPAYLREQKAKRSSQWVPTLPNSSHHLDAVPCSTTINRNRMGRDKKRTFPLCFDDHDPAVIHENAAQVEALVPIRLDMEIDGQKLRDAFTWNMNEKLMTPEMFAEILCDDLDLNPLAFVPAIASAIRQQIESYPTDGVLEEQADQRVIIKLNIHVGNISLVDQFEWDMSERDNSPESFALKLCSELGLGGEFVTTIAYSIRGQLSWHQRTYAFSENPLPTVEIAIRNTGDADQWCPLLETLTDAEMEKKIRDQDRNTRRMRRLANTAPSW